From the Saccharomyces paradoxus chromosome XIV, complete sequence genome, one window contains:
- the RFC3 gene encoding replication factor C subunit 3 (Subunit of heteropentameric Replication factor C (RF-C)~similar to YNL290W), whose translation MSTSIDKRSKENLPWVEKYRPETLDEVYGQNEVITTVRKFVEEGKLPHLLFYGPPGTGKTSTIVALAREIYGKNYSNMVLELNASDDRGIDVVRNQIKDFASTRQIFSKGFKLIILDEADAMTNAAQNALRRVIERYTKNTRFCVLANYAHKLTPALLSRCTRFRFQPLPQEAIERRIANVLVHEKLKLSSDAEKALIELSNGDMRRVLNVLQSCKATLDNPDEDEISDDVIYECCGAPRPSDLKTVLKSMLEDDWGTAYYTLNKVRSAKGLALIDLIEGIVKILEDYELQNEETRVHLLTRLADIEYSISKGGNDQIQGSAVIGAIKTSFENETVKANV comes from the coding sequence ATGTCGACAAGCATAGATAAGAGAAGCAAGGAGAACCTTCCATGGGTCGAGAAATACAGACCCGAAACGTTGGACGAAGTGTACGGACAGAATGAGGTGATCACCACGGTTCGTAAATTTGTAGAAGAGGGTAAATTACCACATCTTCTATTCTATGGGCCTCCAGGGACTGGTAAAACCTCTACAATTGTTGCTTTGGCACGTGAAATATATGGTAAGAACTATTCGAACATGGTTTTGGAGCTGAATGCATCAGATGACAGAGGTATTGATGTGGTGAGGAATcaaatcaaagattttgCCTCTACGAGACAAATTTTCTCTAAAGGGTTCAAGCTGATCATACTAGATGAGGCAGACGCCATGACCAACGCTGCACAAAATGCGCTGAGAAGGGTCATTGAACGGTATACCAAGAACACGCGATTCTGCGTGTTGGCCAATTATGCACATAAACTTACACCTGCGTTATTGAGTAGATGCACGAGATTCAGATTTCAGCCTTTGCCTCAGGAGGCCATTGAGCGTCGGATAGCTAATGTCTTGGTGCATGAGAAGCTGAAATTATCATCCGATGCTGAGAAGGCTTTAATAGAACTTTCCAACGGTGATATGAGACGTGTGTTAAATGTTTTGCAGTCGTGCAAGGCTACTTTAGACAATCCTGACGAGGATGAGATCAGTGACGACGTCATCTATGAATGCTGTGGGGCACCCAGACCAAGCGACCTAAAGACAGTACTAAAGTCGATGCTCGAGGACGACTGGGGCACCGCCTATTATACGCTTAACAAAGTACGCAGCGCGAAGGGCCTGGCGTTGATCGACTTAATCGAGGGCATAGTGAAGATATTGGAGGACTACGAGCTCCAAAATGAGGAGACAAGAGTGCATTTGCTCACCAGGCTAGCCGACATCGAGTACTCGATATCTAAGGGTGGCAATGACCAGATTCAGGGCAGCGCGGTCATTGGCGCAATCAAGACCAGCTTCGAGAACGAAACCGTTAAAGCCAACGTATAA
- the PCL1 gene encoding Pcl1p (Cyclin, interacts with cyclin-dependent kinase Pho85p~similar to YNL289W): MCEYSKALHILLKSPVTDDIIKFLTDTTLRVVPSSNYPTPPGSPGEKHVARLPSLMTFITRLVRYTNVYTPTLLTAVCYLNKLKRILPKDATGLPSTIHRIFLACLILSAKFHNDSSPLNKHWAKYTDGLFTLEDINLMERQLLQLLNWDLRVNTEDLILDLQPLLEPIKQDLARSSDQRKRINMMMSMNKRACAGTSPLRSNNRFKLYEKQRNVSIASDLSSATLVDSCNDLRRLKDVTNIANNTATSTNYVKTVEKWNDNVNRQSWDLEQIMSQHGF, translated from the coding sequence ATGTGTGAATACAGCAAGGCTCTACATATTCTGCTCAAGTCTCCAGTAACGGATGACATAATAAAATTCTTAACTGACACAACATTGAGGGTTGTGCCCTCGAGCAACTACCCCACACCTCCCGGCTCTCCAGGAGAGAAACACGTGGCAAGGCTTCCATCGCTGATGACTTTTATCACTAGACTGGTTAGATACACCAATGTCTACACGCCCACTCTGCTTACTGCTGTGTGCTATTTGAACAAGTTAAAGCGTATTCTGCCCAAGGACGCTACTGGTCTGCCTTCAACCATCCATCGCATTTTCTTAGCCTGTTTGATACTGAGTGCTAAGTTCCACAACGACTCCTCTCCTTTGAACAAGCACTGGGCCAAATACACAGATGGTCTCTTCACACTAGAGGATATCAACCTTATGGAAAGGCAGCTATTACAGCTGTTGAACTGGGACCTCAGGGTAAACACAGAAGATTTGATCCTAGATCTGCAGCCTCTACTGGAGCCCATCAAGCAAGACTTGGCGAGATCCAGTGACCAGAGGAAGAGAATCAACATGATGATGTCTATGAACAAAAGGGCTTGTGCTGGCACGAGTCCTCTCAGATCAAACAATAGATTCAAGCTCTACGAAAAACAGAGAAACGTGTCGATTGCGTCGGATTTAAGTTCTGCCACTCTCGTAGACAGTTGTAACGACCTAAGAAGACTAAAAGATGTTACCAACATAGCGAACAACACGGCTACTAGCACCAATTACGTGAAGACTGTTGAGAAATGGAATGACAATGTCAACAGGCAAAGTTGGGATTTGGAACAGATAATGAGTCAACACGGGTTTTAA
- the CAF40 gene encoding CCR4-NOT core subunit CAF40 (Component of the CCR4-NOT transcriptional complex~similar to YNL288W), with product MFSAQKPIYGNGAGVNMGGGGPSTNNPGSMSMPGAPAPMGPGMNQQIPGGGPMLMGNTPNNNNNNDNGENNGNNGNNGGNDANATRNNPNMANNRGAVHALDDPNVYHWICQLTYGPQKEQALLELGRKREQFDDLAVVLWSSFGVMTSLLNEIISVYPMLQPQMLSNNLSNRVCNALVLLQCVASHPETKHLFLQAHIPLFLFPFLNTTSRQRTFEYLRLTSLGVIGALVKNDSQDVITFLLRTDIVPLCLRIMESSSELSKTVAIFILQKILLDDVGLQYICATLERFYAVTNVLKDMVEHLTVSTPPGRLLKHIIRCYLRLSDDLEARRLLKVVLPAKLRDNTFTEVLRDDVGSKRCLAQLLLTLNEETS from the coding sequence ATGTTTTCCGCTCAAAAGCCAATATATGGCAATGGGGCAGGCGTTAACATGGGCGGCGGTGGCCCTTCAACAAATAATCCAGGATCTATGTCCATGCCTGGAGCCCCAGCGCCAATGGGCCCAGGCATGAACCAACAAATTCCAGGTGGGGGCCCCATGCTAATGGGCAATACTCcgaataataataataacaatgacaaTGGCGAGAACAACGGCAATAACGGCAATAACGGTGGTAACGATGCTAATGCAACTCGAAACAATCCGAACATGGCCAATAATAGAGGCGCAGTGCATGCTCTAGATGATCCTAATGTATACCATTGGATTTGTCAATTGACCTATGGCCCTCAAAAGGAACAAGCACTGCTTGAACTAGGTCGCAAAAGGGAACAATTTGATGACCTTGCTGTTGTTCTTTGGTCTTCCTTTGGTGTAATGACCTCATTGCTGAATGAAATCATTTCCGTATATCCCATGCTGCAACCTCAAATGCTGTCCAACAATCTATCAAACCGTGTTTGCAATGCGCTGGTCCTTCTACAGTGTGTTGCATCTCATCCAGAGACCAAACATCTCTTTTTACAGGCTCATATTCCactcttcctttttcccTTCTTAAATACTACCTCCAGGCAAAGAACTTTTGAGTATTTGAGGTTGACTTCATTAGGTGTGATAGGTGCTTTGGTTAAAAATGACTCGCAAGACGTAATAACATTTTTGCTAAGAACTGACATCGTACCGTTATGCCTAAGGATCATGGAATCTTCCTCTGAACTTTCCAAAACAGTCgccattttcattttacaaaaaattctaCTAGATGACGTCGGGTTGCAATACATTTGCGCTACGTTGGAAAGATTCTACGCTGTAACTAATGTGCTAAAAGATATGGTTGAACACTTAACCGTGAGCACGCCACCGGGAAGACTACTGAAACACATCATTAGATGCTACTTAAGATTAAGTGACGATCTCGAAGCACGCAGGCTTTTGAAGGTGGTTTTACCTGCTAAATTGAGAGACAACACTTTTACGGAAGTACTAAGAGACGACGTCGGATCCAAGAGATGTCTGGCGCAATTGCTATTGACATTAAACGAAGAAACCTCATGA
- the SEC21 gene encoding coatomer subunit gamma (Gamma subunit of coatomer~similar to YNL287W) has translation MSAHTYKKFENSTSGDLPDKMTIYQDCMNTFNESPVNSKRCRLLISRLLRLLAQGETFPQNEATALFFSISKLFQHQNDPLRQAVYLAIKELSGISEDVLMATSSIMKDVQNGSDLIKPDAIRSLTYVLDESTAFSAERLLKSAVVSRHPSISSAALCTSYHLLPISEVTIRRFTNETQEAVLDLKQFPNQHGNSEYYPNSTYISQYHALGLLYQLKKTDKMALLKLVRHFSENNSMKNQLAKVELVKIVNDLIYRDPQLFNQFRPLLSDWLSNKFESVQLETAKLITSFATRNSRLVAPELYAAAISALQSLLTVPRVSSRFAALRILNRISMLSPEKIVVCNPELESLINDSNRNISTYAITTLLKTGTSKNISSLISTITNFIHDVSDDFKIIIIDAVRTLSLNFPQEWKSILNFLIDVLKNSEGGFKFKNSIVEALIDIVSFVPQSKELALENLCDFIEDCEFNEILVRILHLLGKEGPSAPNPSLYVRHIYNRVVLENSIIRSAAVVALSKFALTKNDPTLYESIISLLKRIANDKDDEVRDRATIALEFIYSARNKEDITAQNLIESKYYYDIPSLESKLNSYISSNTDSFATAFDVNQVRKFTEDEMKAINLKRKQEQIFNQKSETTLDTTPETDNVSEKRADANSFAGPNLDDHQEDLLATKYADELLSIEQIKPFGQLVNSSRAISLTEPEAEFVVRGVKHLFKDNVVLQFNITNTLTDIALDNVSVVCTPEISDEAELEELFTLQVDRLLPSEEAACYVAFKKLDEIVMEGFLNNLTFTTKEINPDTNKPFEGDEGFQDEYEIDSIFLNAGDYIKSSFTGNFSATFDELPCEEIAVFNIQEDLSIQEVIDKIILNSSCLPVESTQFAPSDSNSHILKLFGKSALTGSKVALQIKMIKSSKGLALKVQGKGEDSLLCSDLVNGLM, from the coding sequence ATGTCTGCACATACTTACAAGAAGTTTGAAAACTCGACCTCGGGGGATTTGCCTGACAAAATGACCATTTATCAGGACTGTATGAACACGTTTAACGAATCACCTGTCAATTCCAAGAGATGTCGTTTGCTGATTTCTCGCTTGCTGAGACTCTTGGCTCAGGGTGAAACCTTTCCACAAAATGAAGCTACtgcattatttttctccatCTCCAAATTATTTCAACATCAGAACGATCCTTTAAGGCAGGCTGTTTATTTGGCAATTAAGGAATTGAGCGGCATTTCAGAAGATGTGCTGATGGCTACTTCTTCAATCATGAAAGACGTTCAGAACGGTTCAGATTTAATTAAGCCTGACGCTATTAGATCACTGACTTATGTCTTGGATGAATCTACCGCTTTTTCCGCTGAAAGATTGTTGAAAAGTGCCGTGGTAAGCAGACACCCTTCAATCTCTTCAGCAGCATTATGTACCTCCTACCATTTGCTACCCATTTCAGAAGTCACTATCAGAAGATTTACAAACGAAACTCAAGAAGCTGTTCTGGATTTGAAACAGTTTCCAAATCAACATGGTAATAGTGAATATTATCCAAACTCCACTTATATTTCTCAGTATCATGCTCTTGGGTTGCTTTATCAACTAAAGAAAACCGACAAAATGGCGTTACTAAAATTGGTTAGACATTTTTCTGAAAACAATTCTatgaaaaatcaattgGCCAAGGTAGAATTGGTCAAGATTGTCAATGATTTGATTTATAGGGATCCTCAATTATTTAATCAATTCAGACCACTTTTATCTGATTGGCTATCCAACAAATTCGAATCTGTTCAGTTGGAAACAGCAAAATTGATCACTTCTTTCGCTACTCGTAATTCTCGCTTAGTGGCTCCAGAGTTATATGCAGCTGCTATCAGTGCTTTGCAGTCCTTACTAACTGTTCCTCGTGTTTCTTCTAGATTTGCTGCATTGAGAATCCTAAACAGGATATCCATGCTTTCACCTGAAAAGATTGTTGTTTGTAATCCTGAATTAGAGTCCTTGATCAATGATTCTAATAGAAATATTTCTACTTATGCCATCACCACTTTATTGAAGACAGGAActtccaaaaatatttcgtCTCTGATTTCGACCATTACTAATTTTATCCATGATGTCAGTGATGACTTTAagattattattatcgaCGCCGTTCGTACTTTATCTTTGAATTTCCCACAGGAATGGAAGTCAATTTTGAACTTCTTAATCGACGTCTTGAAAAACAGTGAGGGTGGATTCAAATTTAAAAACAGTATTGTTGAAGCATTGATTGATATTGTTTCATTCGTTCCACAGTCTAAGGAACTTGCCTTAGAAAACTTGTGTGATTTCATCGAGGATTGTGAATTCAACGAAATATTAGTAAGAATATTACATCTTTTGGGTAAAGAGGGTCCATCTGCTCCAAATCCATCATTATATGTTAGACATATTTATAACAGAGTAGTGTTGGAGAATTCTATTATTAGATCTGCTGCTGTAGTAGCTTTATCTAAATTTGCCTTGACAAAGAACGATCCTACCTTATACGAATCAATCATAAGTTTGTTAAAGAGAATCGCTAATGATAAAGACGATGAAGTCAGAGACAGAGCTACCATTGCACTAGAATTCATTTATTCGGCTAGgaataaagaagatattACAGCTCAAAATCTAATTGAGTCCAAATATTATTACGATATTCCATCATTGGAGTCCAAATTAAATTCTTACATTTCCTCAAATACTGATTCGTTTGCGACTGCATTTGATGTTAATCAAGTCCGTAAGTTTACTGAGGATGAAATGAAGGcaataaatttgaagaggaagcaagaacaaattttcaatcaaaAGTCTGAAACAACTTTGGATACTACTCCAGAGACAGACAATGTTTCGGAAAAAAGAGCTGATGCTAATTCCTTTGCTGGTCCAAACTTGGACGACCATCAAGAAGATCTACTAGCTACTAAGTATGCTGACGAATTGCTATCCATTGAACAAATCAAACCATTTGGTCAATTGGTAAATAGTTCCAGGGCTATCTCATTGACTGAGCCAGAAGCCGAATTCGTTGTACGCGGTGTCAAACATCTCTTCAAGGACAATGTTGTTTTACAATTCAATATTACAAATACTCTGACGGATATTGCCCTAGACAATGTTTCTGTTGTTTGTACCCCTGAAATTTCCGACGAGGCTGAATTAGAAGAGCTATTTACCCTACAAGTGGACAGACTATTACCATCTGAGGAGGCTGCTTGTTATGTTGCATTCAAAAAACTCGACGAAATCGTAATGGAAGGTTTCTTGAATAACCTAACATTCActacaaaagaaataaatcCCGACACAAATAAACCATTTGAAGGTGATGAAGGTTTCCAAGATGAATATGAAATCGattcaattttcttgaatgctGGGGACTATATTAAGAGTTCTTTCACAGGCAACTTCTCCGCTACATTTGATGAATTGCCATGCGAAGAAATTGCTGTTTTCAACATTCAAGAAGATCTGTCCATACAAGAAGTTATAGATAAAATTATTCTAAACAGTAGCTGTTTGCCAGTGGAAAGCACCCAATTTGCTCCAAGTGATTCGAACTCTCACATCTTGAAATTATTTGGTAAGAGCGCCTTAACTGGCTCTAAAGTAGCCCTACAAATTAAGATGATCAAGAGTTCGAAAGGTCTTGCTTTGAAAGTTCAAGGTAAAGGTGAAGACAGCTTATTATGTTCTGACCTGGTGAATGGTCTAATGTAG